Within the SAR324 cluster bacterium genome, the region AAGGTTCTGGACGTCCAAGGTGTCAACAAGAGCTTTTGAGGATTCAAAGCCCTGAATGAAGTTGTTTTTGATGCAGTGGAAGGGGAGACTCACGCAATCATTGGCCCTAACGGGGCAGTAAATCAACTTTCTAAATGTTTGTATTGGCAAGCTGATCCCTGATACGGTTACAGTAATGTTCGATGGTCAATTGATGACTGGGAAGCAACCCCACGAGATCAACCAGGCTGGGATTGTTCGTGTATTTCAAACCCCTGAAATTTTCCAAGATCTGACGATTCTCCAGAATGTGATGATTTCTGCCTTTTCCAAGAGAGGTGGAGAATTTCGCTTCAATGCTTTCACAAGTATGCTGTCTTAGAAGAGCCTACACCAAGAGGCAGACAGCATTTTGGTAGATCTCAATATGAAAAGCATGCTTCATCATCATGCTGGTAGTTTATCTAGGGGGGACAAAAGAAGGCTTGAGTTGGCGATGAGCCTAATTCAGAAACCAAAATAGCTGCTACTTGATGAGCCCACTGCTGGAATGTCGAGAATTGATACGAACCGGACGATTGAATTCCTTTCAAAAACAAATCAGCGGGGGATTACTAGGATCATTATTGAGCATGATATGCATTTAGTATTTAGCCTTTCAGATTGAATTTCTGTTCTTGCCCAGGGACATGTGATCGCTACAGGGCTTCCAGATGAAATTTGAAACAGTCCTAAGGTCAAAGTAGCATATCTGGGAGGAGAGAGCCATGCCTGAGGCAGAAACTACTAAATTTGATAATGCACACCCCTACCATCGAAAGCCAGAAACTGAGCGCAGACCCTATTTTTCCTGTTGGGAATTACAATCTTATTACGGTGAAAGTTACGTCGTACAAAATATCAGTTTTGATATCAGAGAGGGAGAGGTTTTAGCACTCCTTGGACGCAATGGAGCAGGTGAGACCTCTACATTAAGAACGATTGCCAGGACAGATCTTCCAAGCTTGAGATATGGAGAAATCTGGTTGGATCACCAACCCATTCATGAAATGACTTCATATCAGGCTGCTCAACGCGGAATACAATTAGTTCCAGAAGATCGTAGAATCATTGGGGGATTGCCCGTGGAGGAAAATCTCAAATTAGCTCAAATCGTAGAGCCACATAGCTCGTCCTTTGAGTGAATTTATGAATCGTTCCCCAGACTGGCGGAAAGAAGAAAACAGGAAGCAGTGACACTTTCTGGAGGTGAGCAGCAAATGCTTGCAGTAACTGGAGCGCTGGCAAGAGATCCAAAGTTATTGATGCTGGATGAACCCTATGAGGGACTTGCACCTGTAATTCGGGAGGAGATTGCAAGGATTGTTGTGGACATTCGTGACTTGGGGATCACATCGATCATTGTTTAACAAGATGCGATGGCCGTCCTCCAGTATTCTGATCGTGCGGTGATTTTGGATAGTGGAGAGATAGCTTTTTCAGGTTCAGCAGCTGTAGTTCGGTACAACAAGCAACTTCGTGAGCAATATCTTTAAGTCTGAGAATTTGTTTATTTATTGAAGGAAGAACGTGGCTGAGGTTTTGCGCCCACCCAAAAATAATTGAGTGGGCTTTGAGGAGTGTGAGCCTAGAAGTCCGCTTTTTGAGCTGCTCGCAATTCTCTTTTCAAATCCTTGTTTCGCTGCTTTTCTGCAGCCTCACGCTTCAAACGCTTTGCAACAGAGGGTTTGATGTAGAATTTTCTCTTTTTCAATTCTTTAAACAAGCCTTCTCGAATCAAAGTTCTCTTCAATTGCATCATTGACTTGCCGACATTCCCGTCCCGAACATCAATATTTACAGGCATTCTCCTCATTTACTGATAGATTTGCATTACGGTTGATTTAAATAAATAATACTAACACAAAATCTTTTCTTGACAACCCAAGAATTCAGACCCCTTTGATTCCTGCCTCCATTATCATCACTGGTCCAACCGCAAGTGGAAAAAGTGATCTAGCTTTAGAACTTGCTCAAAAAATTGATGGCGAGATCGTCTGTACAGACTCAATGCAGGTTTATCGGGGTTTGGATATTGGGACTGCGAAACCTACTAAAGTGGAGCAATTAGCAGTACCACATCATCAGATCGACCTTTGCAACCTTGATGAACATTATTCAGCTGGCCAGTATGCCCGTGATGCTGAAATTACGCTAAACAAACTGGGAGAGGTTGGGAAGATACCAATCTTTGTGGGTGGTTCGGGGCTTTATTACAAGGCGCTAATTTATGGATTGGACGAGATGCCTCCGATACCCAAAGCAATTAGGCAGTCAGTATTGAATGACTGGAAAATAAAGGGTTTTGAAGAGTGTTATCAAGAATTAGCCAAGTGTGATCCAGAGCTGGCGGCCAGACTTTCACCTCGTGATGCTACAAGAGTACAAAGAGGTCTTGAGATCTTTCGTGCCACACGAAAAAGAATGAGTTCTTTTCAAAAAAGTAAGTTTGGCAATCAGACAACTCGGTTTCCAGTAATGATCTTTGGTGTTCACTGGGAGCGAGACGCCCTCTACCAAAGAATTAACCTGCGAACTGAAGCCATGTTGAAAATTGGCTGGATGGAGGAAGTCAAAGCTTTGCTGGAGCTTTATTCACCCTCACTCTCACCTCTTAACGGGCTTGGATACAAACAAATCATTTCTTACCTCAACGGTGAAATAAACTACAATCAGATGGTCGAAGAAATTCAACAAAAAACGAGGAATTTTGCTAAACGGCAACTTACTTGGTTTCGCCAAGAAAAAAGTCTGAAATGGTTTGAAATCAACAAAAGAGAACAAGTTTTTCAAGCAACGGAAGCTTTTCTTTATGCGTATCATTGACTTTGCTTAGTCAAGAAGGACAAACAGTAGAATCCTGATTCAGTGGTTTGGATTCTAACTTGATTTCTTAAGGGGGATCATCAATTGCAGTTTGCTGATGAGTCTCTTCAGTGACGAAATTCGATTAATCCCGTCTCCCTTAGTCCGGGAAAATTTATGCCGGGACCGCCAAATCCTATTTCTACAAAAAAACAAACACCAAAAGATCAAACAAGCATCTCCGTGAGCATTTTGAAAAGTGCTGGAGTTGTTACTATATTTACATTGCTCTCCAGAATCATGGGTGCAGTGAGGGATCTTTTCATCGCCAACATTTTTGGTGCGGGTTTAATCACAGACGCTTTTATCCAGGCCTTCACAATTCCGAATGTCTTTCGTAGGTTGACAGCCGAAGGCTCCATGACCTTAGCATTTCTTCCGATTTACACCGAAATTCGGGAGCAAAGATCTGCTGAGGAAGCGAAGAGCTTTGCTTCCAGAGTGTTAGGCCTAGTCCTTTTTGGCACTGGTCTGATCTGCGCACTTGGGATGATTTTCAGTCCTCAACTTATATGGTTGTTTGCAGCTGGCTTTGCAGAAGATGTTGAAAAATTTCAGCTAACAACTGATTTTAATCGTTTGATGTTCCCGTACTTGATATTGGTTTCTGTCGTGGCTTGGTCGATGGGGATTTTGAATGCTGAAAAAAGATTTGCAGCCCCAGCAGCAGCTCCAATCTTTTTGAATTTAGCGATTATTGGTGGTGCCATTGGATTAGCGCCTTGGTTAGAGCGGCCCATTGAAGGGTTGGGTTGGGGTGTATTGCTTGGAGGGCTTCTTCAGGTCTTTTTACAAATTCCTTCACTATTTAAGGTTGAACAACCTCTGCTCCCAAAAGTTTTCTGGTTAGATCCAGAGATTAGAAGGCTACTGAAATTGTTAGGACCTTCTCTTTTTGGAGTAGCAGTTTATCAAATCAACATTATCATCTTGCGCAATCTCGCTAGTTTTTTGCCGGATGGACAAGTGTCTTATTATTACAATGCAAGTCGGTTGACAGAATTTGTTCTAGGTGTGTTCGCCTTTGCGATTGCCACTGCAAGTTTTCCAGAACTTAGCCTTCAAAAAGCTAAAACAGATTGGGTAGAGGTCGAGAAAACTTTGAGACTTAGTTTTCACACAACTTTTTTGATCGTTTTACCAGCCACTGCCGGTCTGATTGGGATGGCAGAACCGATTGTCAGCGTTCTTTTTCGACACGGGGCTTTTACTTGGCTAGATGTTCAGGCGACGGCAATCACTTTGATGATTTTTGCCTCGAGTATTCCCGCTGTTGCGGCCGTGCGATTGTTGGTGGCACTCTTCTATGCTATGCAGGATACCAAG harbors:
- the rpsU gene encoding 30S ribosomal protein S21 is translated as MPVNIDVRDGNVGKSMMQLKRTLIREGLFKELKKRKFYIKPSVAKRLKREAAEKQRNKDLKRELRAAQKADF
- the miaA gene encoding tRNA (adenosine(37)-N6)-dimethylallyltransferase MiaA; this encodes MIPASIIITGPTASGKSDLALELAQKIDGEIVCTDSMQVYRGLDIGTAKPTKVEQLAVPHHQIDLCNLDEHYSAGQYARDAEITLNKLGEVGKIPIFVGGSGLYYKALIYGLDEMPPIPKAIRQSVLNDWKIKGFEECYQELAKCDPELAARLSPRDATRVQRGLEIFRATRKRMSSFQKSKFGNQTTRFPVMIFGVHWERDALYQRINLRTEAMLKIGWMEEVKALLELYSPSLSPLNGLGYKQIISYLNGEINYNQMVEEIQQKTRNFAKRQLTWFRQEKSLKWFEINKREQVFQATEAFLYAYH
- the murJ gene encoding murein biosynthesis integral membrane protein MurJ, with translation MPGPPNPISTKKQTPKDQTSISVSILKSAGVVTIFTLLSRIMGAVRDLFIANIFGAGLITDAFIQAFTIPNVFRRLTAEGSMTLAFLPIYTEIREQRSAEEAKSFASRVLGLVLFGTGLICALGMIFSPQLIWLFAAGFAEDVEKFQLTTDFNRLMFPYLILVSVVAWSMGILNAEKRFAAPAAAPIFLNLAIIGGAIGLAPWLERPIEGLGWGVLLGGLLQVFLQIPSLFKVEQPLLPKVFWLDPEIRRLLKLLGPSLFGVAVYQINIIILRNLASFLPDGQVSYYYNASRLTEFVLGVFAFAIATASFPELSLQKAKTDWVEVEKTLRLSFHTTFLIVLPATAGLIGMAEPIVSVLFRHGAFTWLDVQATAITLMIFASSIPAVAAVRLLVALFYAMQDTKGPVKASLFSMILTGGLGWWLSGIWEVAGLALALSLGTFGQLIVLCWLLQRKQLPLKKFLSLKVLARYFSSAFLIGIGVWSISQQNDWELGPASSMNWLLFSTMLVCSGLVYFAILKMTGDPYLTDLLNRLRKRPQKLR